In Vicinamibacterales bacterium, a genomic segment contains:
- the ppdK gene encoding pyruvate, phosphate dikinase yields MAKKLARKASASKGKGSKASGRTAGGGRRTADSGAAKGKYVYLFGRRTDGNGTMKPLLGGKGANLAEMCRIGLPVPPGFTITTEVCTYYYDNRRAYPPSLRGQMEAGIASIEQQTGKKFGDLKNPLLVSVRSGARDSMPGMMDTILNLGLNDKTVEALSARTSNPRFAWDCYRRFVQMYGDVVLGVQKRPEEDHEPFETVIHSLKHERYHTDVEDTKLSVDDLRELVKRFKGLVKERAGKEFPDSPWDQLLGAVGAVFGSWMNDRAIVYRRKYNIPTEWGTAVNVQAMVYGNTGDESGSGVAFTRNPANGVKEFYGEFLINAQGEDVVAGVRTPEPVAELKRQMPKAYAELERIRQTLEKHFKDVQDFEFTIEDGVVYMLQTRNGKRTAMAALKFSMDMYKEKLIDWKTAVMRNPADQLDQLLAPVFDASEVDSARAIATGLPAGPGAASGQIYLNAERAVAAADKGEKVLLVRIETSPEDLRGMIAAEGILTARGGVSSHAALVARQMGKVCVCGAAAVEVDYQGRTVKVDGRNYKEGDWMSIDGTAGKVYAGKVKTAPSEIVAGLISGDDAAKKTEKFKHFQQLMKWCSDASRMSVRTNADTPEQTANAVAFGAVGIGLTRTEHMFFEGDRIDAMREMILAETVEARKAALAKLLPYQREDFAGIFRALKGYPATIRFLDPPLHEFLPHTREQQAELAKKIGVPAARIHQRVEQLHEFNPMLGFRGCRLGIGYPEISEMQARAVFEAAAAVQKEGIKVRPEIMIPLVGFKKELDLQIEVVHKAAREVQAERKVKLNYMVGTMIEIPRGALTADEIAQSAEFFSFGTNDLTQTGLGMSRDDSGSFLPQYQELEIVKKNPFATIDATGVGQLVEIAVKKGRAARPDIKLGICGEHGGDPASIHFFERVGLDYVSCSPYRVPVARLAAAQAALQSKPQG; encoded by the coding sequence ATGGCCAAGAAACTCGCGCGGAAGGCGTCGGCATCGAAAGGCAAGGGCAGCAAGGCATCCGGCCGCACGGCGGGCGGCGGACGACGGACGGCGGACAGCGGGGCAGCGAAGGGCAAGTACGTGTACCTGTTCGGGCGCAGGACCGACGGCAACGGGACGATGAAGCCGCTGCTCGGCGGCAAGGGGGCGAACCTCGCCGAGATGTGCCGCATCGGCCTGCCGGTCCCGCCCGGGTTCACGATCACCACCGAGGTCTGCACCTATTACTACGACAACCGGCGCGCCTATCCGCCGTCGCTGCGCGGCCAGATGGAGGCCGGCATCGCTTCGATCGAGCAGCAGACCGGCAAGAAGTTCGGCGACCTGAAGAACCCGCTGCTCGTGTCGGTGCGCTCGGGGGCGCGCGACTCGATGCCCGGGATGATGGACACCATCCTCAACCTCGGCCTGAACGACAAGACGGTCGAGGCGCTCTCGGCCAGGACCAGCAATCCGCGCTTCGCCTGGGACTGCTACCGGCGGTTCGTGCAGATGTACGGCGACGTCGTGCTCGGCGTCCAGAAGCGCCCCGAGGAGGATCACGAGCCGTTCGAAACCGTGATCCACAGCCTCAAGCACGAGCGCTATCACACCGACGTCGAGGACACCAAGCTCTCGGTCGACGATCTCCGGGAGCTGGTGAAGCGCTTCAAGGGGCTGGTGAAGGAGCGCGCCGGCAAGGAGTTCCCCGATTCGCCGTGGGATCAGCTGCTGGGAGCCGTCGGCGCGGTGTTCGGGTCGTGGATGAACGACCGCGCCATCGTCTACCGGCGCAAGTACAACATCCCCACCGAGTGGGGCACCGCGGTGAACGTGCAGGCGATGGTCTACGGCAACACCGGCGACGAGTCCGGATCCGGGGTCGCGTTCACGCGCAATCCCGCCAACGGCGTGAAGGAGTTCTACGGCGAGTTCCTCATCAACGCGCAGGGAGAGGACGTCGTCGCCGGCGTCCGCACGCCGGAGCCGGTCGCCGAGCTGAAGCGGCAGATGCCGAAGGCGTATGCCGAGCTGGAGCGCATCCGCCAGACGCTCGAGAAGCACTTCAAGGACGTGCAGGACTTCGAGTTCACGATCGAGGACGGCGTCGTCTACATGCTGCAGACGCGCAACGGCAAGCGCACCGCGATGGCGGCGCTCAAGTTCTCGATGGACATGTACAAGGAGAAGCTGATCGACTGGAAGACGGCGGTGATGCGCAACCCCGCCGATCAGCTCGACCAGCTGCTCGCGCCGGTGTTCGACGCGTCGGAAGTCGACAGCGCGAGGGCGATCGCGACCGGCCTGCCCGCCGGCCCGGGCGCCGCATCCGGGCAGATCTATCTCAACGCGGAGCGCGCCGTCGCCGCCGCCGACAAGGGCGAGAAGGTGCTGCTGGTGCGCATCGAGACCTCGCCCGAGGATCTGCGCGGCATGATCGCGGCCGAGGGGATCCTCACCGCGCGCGGCGGGGTGTCGTCGCACGCCGCGCTGGTCGCGCGGCAGATGGGCAAGGTCTGCGTCTGCGGCGCCGCGGCGGTCGAAGTCGATTACCAGGGGCGCACCGTCAAGGTCGACGGCAGGAACTACAAGGAAGGCGACTGGATGTCGATCGACGGCACGGCGGGGAAGGTCTACGCCGGCAAGGTGAAGACCGCGCCGTCCGAGATCGTCGCCGGCCTGATCTCCGGCGACGACGCGGCGAAGAAGACCGAGAAGTTCAAGCACTTCCAGCAGCTGATGAAGTGGTGCTCGGATGCCTCGCGGATGAGCGTGCGCACGAACGCCGACACGCCCGAGCAGACGGCGAACGCGGTCGCGTTCGGCGCCGTCGGCATCGGCCTCACGCGGACCGAGCACATGTTCTTCGAGGGGGATCGCATCGACGCGATGCGCGAGATGATCCTCGCCGAGACGGTCGAGGCGCGCAAGGCGGCGCTCGCCAAGCTGCTGCCCTACCAGCGCGAGGACTTCGCCGGCATCTTCCGCGCCCTGAAGGGCTATCCGGCGACGATTCGCTTCCTCGATCCGCCGCTGCACGAGTTCCTGCCGCACACCAGGGAGCAGCAGGCGGAGCTGGCGAAGAAGATCGGCGTGCCGGCGGCGCGCATCCATCAGCGCGTCGAGCAGCTGCACGAGTTCAACCCGATGCTCGGATTCCGCGGCTGCCGCCTCGGCATCGGCTACCCCGAGATCTCGGAGATGCAGGCGCGCGCCGTCTTCGAGGCCGCGGCGGCGGTCCAGAAGGAAGGGATCAAGGTGCGCCCCGAGATCATGATCCCGCTGGTCGGGTTCAAGAAGGAACTCGATCTGCAGATCGAGGTCGTCCACAAGGCGGCGCGCGAGGTCCAGGCCGAGCGGAAGGTGAAGCTGAATTACATGGTCGGCACCATGATCGAGATCCCGCGCGGCGCGCTGACCGCCGACGAGATCGCCCAGTCGGCCGAGTTCTTCAGCTTCGGCACCAACGACCTGACGCAGACCGGCCTGGGGATGTCGCGCGACGACTCGGGATCGTTCCTGCCGCAGTATCAGGAGCTCGAGATCGTCAAGAAGAACCCGTTCGCGACCATCGACGCCACCGGTGTCGGCCAGCTGGTCGAGATCGCGGTGAAGAAGGGACGCGCCGCGCGCCCCGACATCAAGCTCGGCATCTGCGGCGAGCACGGCGGCGATCCGGCGTCGATCCACTTCTTCGAGAGAGTCGGGCTCGACTACGTGAGCTGCTCGCCCTACCGCGTCCCGGTGGCGCGGCTCGCCGCGGCACAGGCGGCGCTGCAGAGCAAGCCACAAGGCTGA
- a CDS encoding RNA polymerase sigma factor: MSDSDEELMAAVAAGDREAFGALYRRRRADVYRFALHMTGAAAAAEDVAQDVFLAVIRDAHRYAPDRAAVLPWLLGIARNVARRRLTERRYEPLPDGTAEPAVHADPLDGLARTRQTLALRRALGALPVVYREAVVLCDLQELSYQDAAHVADCAIGTVRSRLHRGRQMLAATLRRERHAFGGWPAPHWL; this comes from the coding sequence ATGAGCGATTCGGACGAGGAACTGATGGCCGCCGTGGCGGCTGGGGACCGCGAGGCGTTCGGGGCGCTGTATCGGCGCCGGCGGGCGGACGTCTACCGGTTCGCGCTGCACATGACCGGGGCCGCGGCGGCGGCGGAAGACGTCGCGCAGGACGTCTTTCTCGCCGTCATTCGCGACGCGCACCGCTACGCGCCGGATCGCGCGGCGGTGTTGCCGTGGCTGCTCGGGATCGCCCGGAACGTCGCGCGGCGGCGGCTGACCGAGCGGCGCTACGAGCCGCTGCCCGACGGGACGGCGGAGCCGGCGGTGCACGCCGATCCGCTGGACGGCCTCGCGCGAACGCGGCAGACCCTGGCGCTGCGGCGCGCGCTCGGCGCGCTGCCGGTGGTCTACCGGGAAGCGGTGGTGCTGTGCGACCTGCAGGAACTGTCGTATCAGGACGCCGCCCATGTAGCGGATTGCGCGATCGGCACCGTGCGATCGCGCCTGCATCGCGGCCGCCAGATGCTGGCCGCGACATTGCGCCGCGAGCGGCACGCCTTCGGCGGCTGGCCCGCCCCCCACTGGCTGTAA
- the corA gene encoding magnesium/cobalt transporter CorA gives MIRILAHANGTTSPADRVDPAWLAPGSGVKIWVDLLNPTPEEGQSILVDLFHFHELAVEDALSALQYPKVESYGEYLYLILHRIDFEGSEHCFKTHDVDFFLGPNYLVTIHTGDSRSIQHVADVCGRNPRALGEGVAALMHRIIDAMVDNYRPEIDELNERLDDLEAQVFEPSTPTLTRDILEFKKDVSSLRRVVLPQRDVIGRLARREFSLIDEAIAYRLRDIHDALVRLADESIQFQDRITSLLDANLAIVSNQLNSVMKVLTIIATLFMPLTVITGMWGMNVPLPHLPGGEQLQFWWVAALMIGLSVGMLAYFRRRGWI, from the coding sequence TTGATCCGGATCCTCGCGCACGCGAACGGGACCACGAGCCCGGCGGATCGGGTCGATCCGGCGTGGCTCGCCCCCGGGAGCGGCGTGAAGATCTGGGTCGATCTGCTGAATCCGACCCCCGAGGAGGGGCAGAGCATCCTCGTCGACCTGTTCCACTTCCACGAACTGGCGGTCGAGGATGCGCTGAGCGCGCTGCAGTATCCGAAGGTCGAGTCGTACGGCGAGTACCTGTATCTGATCCTGCACCGGATCGACTTCGAAGGCTCCGAGCACTGCTTCAAGACCCACGACGTCGATTTCTTTCTCGGCCCCAATTACCTGGTCACCATCCACACCGGCGATTCGCGCTCGATTCAGCACGTCGCCGACGTCTGCGGCCGCAATCCCCGCGCCCTGGGGGAGGGGGTCGCGGCGCTGATGCACCGCATCATCGACGCCATGGTCGACAACTACCGGCCGGAGATCGACGAGCTGAACGAGCGGCTCGACGACCTCGAGGCGCAGGTGTTCGAGCCCAGCACGCCGACCCTGACCCGCGACATCCTCGAGTTCAAGAAGGACGTCTCGTCGCTGCGCCGCGTCGTCCTGCCGCAGCGCGACGTGATCGGCCGTCTGGCCCGGCGCGAGTTCTCGCTGATCGACGAAGCGATCGCCTACCGCCTGCGCGACATCCACGACGCGCTGGTGCGGCTGGCCGACGAGTCGATCCAGTTCCAGGACCGCATCACCAGCCTGCTCGACGCCAATCTCGCCATCGTCTCGAACCAGTTGAACAGCGTGATGAAGGTGCTCACCATCATCGCGACGCTGTTCATGCCGCTCACGGTGATCACCGGCATGTGGGGCATGAACGTGCCGCTGCCGCATCTGCCCGGCGGCGAGCAGCTGCAGTTCTGGTGGGTCGCGGCCTTGATGATCGGGCTCTCGGTCGGGATGCTCGCGTACTTCCGCAGGCGCGGCTGGATCTAG
- the glyS gene encoding glycine--tRNA ligase subunit beta: MDRELLLEIGVEELPADWLPGLTTQLREKLQARLKEMRLVPDAPVESFSTPRRLTARIDRMPERQEDLDETVTGPPVSAAFTPAGDPTPAALGFARKQGMAFEALERVKTDKGEYLAAKKHFRGKSTVDALPDLLGALLRDLTFPKQMHWDAMLEDGKGELVFGRPIRWLLYLYGGRVVPFTIARMPNAAGAQVQEITTGAVTYGHRFLATSGRAGRSVKVRTFDDYRARLPEHFVILEHADRRDRIGREIEAKARKLGGRVHLREHAALLDTVADLVEYPGVVAGFFGREFLALPQEVLTTTLVHHQHYFPVVSESGALKEAFLAVVNTQPSDERLIARNAERVVAARLRDAKFFWDEDRGTRLEDRRERLDTIVFHKKLGSYRDKADRLETLARTIAADVFGAAEHADHAARAARLAKSDLATAMVFEFPELQGIMGGVYAREEGLPEPVWKAIYYQYLPIGVEPDAPPHAKDLGAGAVAWAALALADKLDSFAALTKAGERATGSRDPFGLRRQMQGVVRILMDLPELTGIDREIAISSLAPVAAPQVPVADSWDPAGVIGGNAHERIRFALQQRGFSAPVIRSAVSTSGTDNPLRARRIAEALKALEGSADLSALAVLFKRVKNIARELNADSPLDRGVLDEPAEKALLAGLDAVRPRVEAAVQARDYRRALAEIASLRPAVDRFFTEVFVMADDARLRTARLKLMADLRDLALQLADISELAAEEGKQS, translated from the coding sequence ATGGATCGTGAGCTTCTTCTCGAGATCGGCGTCGAGGAGCTGCCCGCCGACTGGCTCCCGGGATTGACGACGCAGCTGCGGGAGAAGCTGCAGGCGCGGCTGAAGGAAATGCGGCTGGTGCCGGACGCGCCGGTCGAGAGCTTCAGCACCCCCCGGCGGCTGACCGCGCGGATCGACCGCATGCCGGAACGCCAGGAGGACCTCGACGAGACCGTCACCGGTCCGCCGGTGTCAGCGGCGTTCACCCCCGCCGGCGACCCGACGCCGGCCGCCCTCGGCTTTGCCCGGAAGCAGGGGATGGCGTTCGAGGCGCTGGAGCGCGTGAAGACCGACAAAGGCGAGTACCTGGCCGCGAAGAAGCATTTCCGCGGGAAGAGTACCGTCGACGCGCTGCCGGATCTGCTCGGCGCGCTGCTCCGCGACCTGACGTTCCCCAAGCAGATGCACTGGGACGCGATGCTGGAGGACGGCAAGGGGGAGCTCGTGTTCGGCCGTCCGATCCGCTGGCTGCTGTATCTCTACGGCGGACGCGTCGTCCCGTTCACGATCGCGCGGATGCCGAACGCCGCCGGCGCGCAAGTGCAGGAGATCACCACGGGCGCGGTGACCTACGGCCATCGCTTCCTTGCCACCAGCGGACGCGCCGGACGCTCCGTGAAAGTCCGCACCTTCGACGACTACCGGGCGCGGCTGCCCGAGCATTTCGTCATCCTCGAGCACGCCGATCGCCGCGACCGCATCGGGCGGGAGATCGAGGCGAAGGCGCGCAAGCTGGGCGGACGCGTCCATCTGCGCGAGCACGCGGCGTTGCTCGACACGGTCGCGGATCTGGTGGAATACCCCGGTGTGGTTGCCGGGTTCTTCGGCCGCGAGTTCCTGGCGCTCCCGCAGGAGGTGCTCACCACGACGCTGGTGCATCACCAGCACTACTTCCCGGTGGTGAGCGAGTCGGGGGCGCTGAAGGAGGCGTTTCTCGCCGTCGTCAACACGCAGCCGTCGGACGAACGGCTGATTGCGAGGAACGCCGAGCGCGTCGTCGCCGCGCGGCTGCGGGACGCGAAGTTCTTCTGGGACGAGGATCGCGGCACCAGGCTCGAGGATCGGCGCGAGCGGCTCGACACGATCGTCTTCCACAAGAAGCTGGGCAGCTATCGCGACAAGGCCGATCGCCTCGAGACGCTGGCGCGGACGATCGCCGCGGATGTGTTCGGCGCCGCGGAGCACGCGGACCATGCGGCGAGGGCGGCCCGCCTCGCGAAGTCGGATCTCGCGACCGCGATGGTCTTCGAGTTTCCCGAGCTGCAGGGGATCATGGGCGGCGTCTACGCGCGCGAAGAAGGGCTGCCGGAGCCGGTCTGGAAGGCGATTTACTACCAGTACCTGCCCATCGGCGTGGAGCCGGATGCGCCGCCGCACGCCAAGGACCTCGGCGCCGGCGCGGTCGCGTGGGCGGCACTGGCGCTCGCCGACAAGCTCGATAGCTTCGCCGCGCTCACCAAGGCCGGCGAGCGCGCCACCGGTTCGCGGGATCCGTTCGGACTCCGGCGGCAGATGCAGGGCGTGGTCAGAATCCTGATGGATCTGCCGGAGCTCACGGGCATCGACCGCGAAATCGCGATTTCGTCGCTGGCGCCGGTGGCGGCGCCGCAGGTGCCTGTGGCGGACTCGTGGGATCCCGCCGGGGTGATCGGGGGTAACGCCCACGAGCGCATCCGGTTCGCGCTGCAGCAGCGTGGCTTCAGCGCTCCGGTGATCCGCAGTGCCGTCTCGACCAGCGGAACGGACAACCCGCTGAGGGCGCGGCGCATTGCCGAGGCTTTGAAGGCGCTCGAAGGATCGGCCGATCTGTCCGCTCTGGCGGTGCTCTTCAAACGCGTCAAGAACATCGCGCGTGAATTGAACGCCGACTCCCCGCTCGACCGCGGCGTGCTCGACGAGCCGGCCGAGAAGGCGCTGCTCGCAGGGCTGGACGCGGTGCGTCCGCGGGTCGAGGCGGCGGTGCAGGCGCGTGACTACCGGCGGGCGCTCGCCGAGATCGCGTCGCTGCGGCCTGCGGTCGACCGGTTCTTTACTGAAGTGTTCGTGATGGCAGATGATGCGCGGTTGCGTACGGCGCGTCTGAAACTGATGGCTGACCTCCGGGATCTCGCGCTGCAGCTGGCGGACATCTCGGAACTGGCAGCCGAGGAAGGGAAGCAGTCGTAG
- a CDS encoding glycine--tRNA ligase subunit alpha, whose translation MTFQQLIFKLSEFWATRGCLLQQPLDIEMGAGTMHPETFLRVLGGEHWNVAYVQPSRRPADGRFGENPNRLFKHHQFQVILKPAPDEVQQLYLQSLEACGIDLRAHDVRFEEDNWESPTLGAWGIGWQVLFDGQEITQFTYFQQAGGIDLAPISVELTYGLERFAMALQDVDNVFDLDWAPGVKYRDVRHRDEVEQSKYAFGQVDMPKEEFNRIHRELFDQYYLLAQTLLRSSLVLPALDYCLKCSHAFNLMDASGGIGVTERMAYILKVRQMAVAIAKQWAGVEDGQRPDAPAQSSQSSRK comes from the coding sequence GTGACGTTTCAGCAACTGATCTTCAAACTGTCCGAGTTCTGGGCCACCCGCGGCTGCCTTCTGCAGCAACCCCTCGACATCGAGATGGGCGCCGGGACGATGCATCCCGAGACGTTTCTGCGCGTGCTGGGCGGCGAACACTGGAACGTGGCCTACGTGCAGCCCTCGCGGCGGCCGGCGGACGGCCGCTTCGGCGAGAACCCCAACCGGCTGTTCAAGCATCACCAGTTCCAGGTGATTCTGAAGCCCGCCCCTGACGAAGTGCAGCAGCTCTACCTGCAGAGCCTCGAGGCGTGCGGCATCGACCTGCGCGCGCACGACGTGCGGTTCGAGGAAGACAACTGGGAGTCCCCGACGCTCGGCGCCTGGGGGATCGGCTGGCAGGTGCTCTTCGACGGCCAGGAAATCACCCAGTTCACCTATTTTCAGCAGGCCGGCGGCATCGACCTCGCGCCGATTTCCGTCGAGCTGACCTACGGCCTCGAGCGGTTCGCGATGGCGCTGCAGGACGTCGACAACGTGTTCGATCTCGACTGGGCGCCGGGCGTCAAGTATCGCGACGTCCGGCATCGCGACGAAGTGGAGCAGTCGAAGTATGCCTTCGGTCAGGTCGACATGCCGAAGGAGGAGTTCAATCGCATCCATCGCGAGCTGTTCGATCAGTACTATCTGCTGGCGCAGACCCTGCTGCGGTCCAGCCTGGTGCTGCCGGCGCTCGACTACTGCCTGAAGTGCTCGCACGCGTTCAACCTGATGGATGCGAGCGGCGGCATCGGCGTGACCGAGCGCATGGCCTACATTCTCAAGGTGCGCCAGATGGCGGTCGCGATCGCGAAACAGTGGGCGGGCGTCGAGGATGGGCAACGGCCTGACGCTCCGGCACAAAGCTCACAAAGCTCACGAAAATGA
- the mgtE gene encoding magnesium transporter — MAQRKIDVVLDSVRRLIRLGATANLVNLLHKQHPADLAQVFAELGEKDRATSFALLLERNSKLAMEALSELGPEGGAALLADRSAEEIARLLHDLPSDDAAAIIDNLPEPLSAAVLELIGKRPGDEVGELLEYEEQTAGRIMNPKVFALSEDMTAGEAITTLQGARDVEMVFYLYVVDGRRHLVGVISLRRLLLVPPSTPLKRIMTTDLTSVRTDTDQEEVARLVASYNLLALPVVDEENKLVGVVTVDDVIDVIKDEATEDVYRLAGVAGDDRVFSTAAESLRKRVPWLEVNLVTAFIAASVVALFEGAIDSLPVLAVFMPVVAGMGGNAATQTLTVIVRGIALGELTWANSRKALFKEAAVGIGNGVACGVVGWLVVWAWKGDFWLGGILCAAMIINMFVASTAGTLIPLALRAMKVDPALASSVFITTLTDVFGFASWLGLSTVFLKFLHPAG; from the coding sequence ATGGCGCAGCGCAAGATTGACGTCGTCCTCGACTCGGTCCGAAGGCTCATACGCCTCGGCGCGACGGCGAATCTCGTCAACCTGCTCCACAAGCAGCACCCCGCGGACCTCGCCCAGGTCTTCGCCGAACTGGGGGAGAAAGACCGCGCCACCTCGTTCGCGCTGCTGCTCGAGAGAAACAGCAAGCTGGCGATGGAAGCGCTCAGCGAGCTCGGCCCCGAGGGGGGCGCCGCGCTGCTCGCCGATCGGTCCGCCGAAGAGATCGCCCGGCTCCTGCACGACCTCCCGTCGGACGACGCCGCGGCGATCATCGACAACCTGCCGGAACCGCTCTCCGCCGCCGTCCTCGAGCTGATCGGCAAGCGTCCGGGCGACGAAGTCGGCGAGCTGCTCGAGTACGAAGAGCAGACCGCCGGCCGCATCATGAACCCGAAAGTCTTCGCGCTTTCGGAAGACATGACCGCCGGTGAAGCCATCACCACGCTGCAGGGCGCGCGCGACGTCGAGATGGTGTTCTACCTCTACGTCGTCGACGGCCGCCGCCACCTGGTCGGCGTGATCTCCCTGCGGCGGCTGCTCCTGGTGCCGCCGTCGACGCCGCTCAAGCGGATCATGACGACCGACCTGACGAGCGTCAGGACGGACACCGACCAGGAAGAAGTCGCGCGCCTCGTCGCCTCCTACAACCTGCTGGCGCTGCCGGTCGTCGACGAGGAGAACAAGCTGGTCGGGGTCGTCACGGTCGACGACGTCATCGACGTCATCAAGGACGAGGCGACCGAGGACGTCTACCGGCTGGCCGGTGTCGCGGGGGACGACCGTGTGTTCTCCACCGCGGCGGAGTCGCTGCGCAAGCGGGTGCCGTGGCTCGAGGTCAACCTCGTGACCGCGTTCATCGCCGCGTCGGTCGTGGCGCTGTTCGAAGGGGCGATCGATTCGCTGCCGGTGCTGGCGGTGTTCATGCCGGTTGTCGCCGGCATGGGCGGCAACGCCGCGACGCAGACGCTGACGGTGATCGTCCGCGGCATCGCGCTCGGCGAGTTGACCTGGGCGAACTCCCGCAAGGCGCTGTTCAAGGAGGCGGCGGTCGGCATCGGCAACGGCGTGGCGTGCGGCGTGGTCGGGTGGCTGGTGGTCTGGGCGTGGAAAGGGGACTTCTGGCTCGGCGGCATCCTCTGCGCGGCGATGATCATCAACATGTTCGTCGCGTCGACTGCCGGCACGCTGATCCCGCTGGCGCTCCGCGCCATGAAAGTGGACCCCGCGCTCGCGTCGTCGGTGTTCATCACCACGTTGACCGACGTGTTCGGGTTCGCCTCGTGGCTCGGGCTGAGCACCGTGTTCCTCAAGTTCCTCCATCCCGCGGGATAG
- the recO gene encoding DNA repair protein RecO codes for MPVYTADALILRTYKLGEADRIVVFLTRDRGKKRGVAKGARRARSRFTGTLESLTRAGVAYYERELRDLVRINYIETQRSPLSVVARNPQDASALGHTEYFAELIDEWAPEGHADERLYRLGSSVIDALADGAPTERLARYFEFWLLRLQGVYPQLSSCPGCGGPFDGGAVMPPREHHYLCARCAPGGGTTISLDALRFLRSAAAASPESVGEIPLAAAAARELETAHRRLIHVNLDKELKSARVLRQLR; via the coding sequence ATGCCGGTGTACACCGCCGACGCGCTGATTCTCCGCACCTACAAGCTGGGCGAGGCGGATCGAATCGTCGTGTTCCTCACGCGCGATCGCGGCAAGAAGCGCGGCGTCGCGAAAGGGGCGCGCCGGGCGAGGTCGCGCTTCACCGGCACGCTGGAATCGCTCACCCGCGCCGGTGTGGCCTACTACGAGCGCGAGCTGCGCGACCTCGTCCGCATCAACTACATCGAAACGCAGCGCAGTCCGTTGTCCGTCGTCGCGCGGAACCCGCAGGATGCCTCCGCGCTGGGGCACACGGAGTACTTCGCCGAGTTGATCGACGAATGGGCGCCCGAAGGGCACGCCGACGAACGGCTGTACCGCCTGGGCTCCTCCGTGATCGACGCGCTCGCCGACGGCGCGCCGACGGAACGGCTGGCGCGCTACTTCGAGTTCTGGCTGCTGCGGCTGCAGGGTGTGTATCCGCAGCTCTCGTCCTGCCCCGGCTGCGGCGGCCCCTTCGACGGCGGCGCGGTGATGCCGCCGCGCGAGCACCACTACCTGTGCGCACGGTGTGCGCCGGGCGGCGGCACGACGATCTCCCTCGATGCGCTCCGATTCCTCCGCAGCGCCGCCGCCGCGTCGCCGGAATCGGTCGGTGAGATCCCGCTGGCCGCGGCCGCCGCCCGCGAACTCGAAACCGCCCACCGGCGGCTGATTCACGTCAATCTGGACAAAGAACTGAAGTCGGCCCGCGTCCTCCGCCAGCTTCGCTGA